The Salvia miltiorrhiza cultivar Shanhuang (shh) chromosome 1, IMPLAD_Smil_shh, whole genome shotgun sequence genome has a window encoding:
- the LOC131006243 gene encoding uncharacterized protein LOC131006243 isoform X2: MKSTSNSKGIMEDNDEEEEFEHFDDFTLASSWERFISEIEAVCRQWLADGPKNLLAKSAVQVNQLNNLYKVKSEFKYAAKSYCMEYYFATVDDGKIPDWDHALHDLQLSFGVKEFVVIAPQSASGVVLDAPEASKLLSAVAIALSNCSCLWPAFVPVHDSSRKAYIGIQNMGTVFTRRFEADRIGSQVPVKLMHLEGLYELFVSKFAYAAVDWSMNHFEVHFKMKLTYRTPMYDDEDEIPDPDADITGSSENPEGEIHGKTQWDEDFPWSKWYSAEDPVKGFELLAIWSEITAESSLDMAELENASPIEADKWFLSPCLSEHLEISDGSTIGFASQLHLLVKALEMSSEAKFIEDFISGSEALKSSAVVPPPTVLDRVLKDLFHEVSETEMNSSPTEHKNSRSIKGAPQESLFAQFCLHALWFGNCSIRAISVLWIEFVREVRWCWEESQPLPRMPSNGPIDLSTCLINQKLHMLAVCIDKKHREAEGHFVDADESMATQEDPQSPTDISSSHGASKEGSGPSGRKDEDPQSPADISSSHGASKEGSGRKDHSNNAANVAKSMMLLKSRKIMHAPITLEPPPMTEDMHEERLKAAVALGDSYSFSAQLETEILASDMSAFKAANPDAVFEDFIRWHSPRDWENDSNGVSESSTWPPRGKLSERMSDSGNSWRKIWSEAPAVPASEQKPLWDPNREGEKVLHYLETLRPYQLLEEMVCAAFRAAADTLNQTSFGDLKQMTIKMEQLYITIATVLKIFQAQNTASDTELLEDLRRLCTTFKHIENLILLAASLHVKFLQSPHLGQAIFNDCFNFYLPNMGTSSADAQTDTQREFDKKQQIRSHERDLIISMFPPPTANQSWRKVLSMGNLLNGHEPILREIIFSKRDRVSGSYYAASSPKFHQHDIETYRMYVSGTSNDLGVALAVASFD, translated from the exons ATGAAGTCTACCAGCAATTCAAAAGGCATCATGGAGGACAATGACGAAGAAGAGGAG TTTGAGCATTTTGATGATTTTACTCTTGCCTCGTCATGGGAAAG GTTCATTTCTGAGATAGAGGCTGTCTGTCGACAGTGGTTGGCTGATGGCCCAAAGAATCTATTG GCAAAGTCTGCTGTTCAGGTGAATCAGTTGAACAATTTGTACAAGGTCAAATCTGAGTTCAAGTATGCTGCGAAAAGTTATTGCATGGAGTACTATTTTGCTACAGTTGATGATG GTAAAATCCCTGATTGGGATCATGCATTGCACGATCTGCAGCTTTCATTTGGGGTGAAGGAGTTTgtg GTGATTGCTCCACAAAGTGCAAGTGGTGTGGTTCTTGATGCACCAGAGGCAAGCAAACTTTTGAGTGCAGTTGCGATTGCTTTGTCCAACTGTTCATG CCTGTGGCCAGCATTTGTTCCTGTACATGACTCTTCGCGTAAAGCATACATTGGTATTCAAAATATGGGAACCGTTTTTACTAGAAGGTTTGAAGCTGACCGCATTGGCAGCCAGGTTCCAGTAAAGCTTATGCATTTAGAAGGACTGTATGAGCTGTTTGTTTCCAAGTTT GCCTATGCTGCCGTGGACTGGTCTATGAATCATTTTGAAGTCCATTTTAAGATGAAGCTAACCTACAGAACTCCCATGTATGATGATGAGGATGAAATTCCTGATCCTGATGCTGACATCACAGGATCAAGTGAAAATCCTGAGGGTGAGATACATGGGAAAACTCAATGGGACGAGGATTTTCCTTGGAGCAAGTGGTATTCTGCAGAGGACCCAGTAAAAG GATTTGAGTTACTTGCCATATGGTCAGAGATAACAGCTGAAAGTTCTCTGGATATGGCTGAACTTGAGAATGCCTCACCAATAGAAGCTGATAAGTGGTTCTTAAGTCCATGCCTATCCGAGCATCT TGAGATTTCTGATGGAAGCACTATTGGATTTGCGTCCCAGCTGCATCTTTTAGTTAAGGCACTGGAAATGTCATCAGAGGCTAAGTTTATTGAGGACTTTATATCAG GTTCTGAAGCTTTGAAGTCTTCAGCAGTTGTACCTCCGCCGACAGTTCTTGATCGTGTGCTGAAAGATCTCTTTCACGAGG TTTCAGAGACAGAGATGAATTCCTCTCCAACTGAGCATAAAAATTCTCGATCCATTAAAGGCGCTCCGCAGGAATCACTCTTCGCACAGTTTTGTTTGCATGCTCTTTGGTTTGGGAACTGTAGTATACGGG CAATTTCCGTACTCTGGATAGAGTTCGTGCGGGAGGTGCGCTGGTGTTGGGAAGAATCACAACCACTACCAAGAATGCCATCAAATGGCCCAATCGACCTGTCCACTTGTTTGATTAACCAGAAACTGCACATG CTTGCCGTGTGCATCGATAAAAAGCATAGGGAGGCTGAAGGACATTTTGTTGATGCAGATGAATCTATGGCTACTCAG GAAGATCCTCAGAGTCCAACAGACATTTCTTCTTCTCACGGAGCTAGTAAAGAAGGTTCTGGGCCTTCTGGCAGGAAAGATGAAGATCCTCAGAGTCCAGCCGACATTTCTTCTTCTCACGGAGCTAGTAAAGAAGGTTCTGGCAGGAAAGATCATAG CAATAACGCAGCTAATGTAGCAAAGTCGATGATGCTTCTGAAGTCGCGCAAGATTATGCATGCTCCAATCACCCTG GAACCACCTCCTATGACGGAAGACATGCATGAAGAACGTCTGAAAGCTGCTGTAGCCTTGGGTGATTCATAT AGCTTTTCTGCTCAACTCGAAACGGAAATTTTGGCCTCAG ATATGTCTGCCTTTAAGGCTGCAAATCCAGATGCTGTCTTCGAAGATTTTATTCGATGGCATTCACCACGGGACTGGGAAAATGACAGCAATGGAGTGTCTGAATCCAGTACGTGGCCTCCTCGTGGAAAGCTTTCGGAGAGAATGTCTGATTCCGGGAACTCATGGAGAAAGATCTGGAGCGAAGCCCCTGCCGTGCCTGCTTCTGAACAGAAACCACTTTGGGATCCAAATAGAGAAGGCGAAAAG GTTCTTCATTATCTGGAGACTCTAAGACCATATCAACTGCTGGAAGAGATGGTCTGTGCTGCCTTCAGAGCAGCGGCCGACACTCTTAATCAGACTTCGTTCGGGGATTTAAAGCAGATGACCATAAAAATGGAACAATTATACATAACCATTGCAACAGTGCTCAAAATTTTCCAAG CACAGAATACGGCCAGTGATACCGAACTTCTCGAGGACCTCAGGAGGCTATGCACTACATTCAAACACATCGAGAACTTAATTCTCCTCGCGGCATCTCTTCATGTCAAATTCTTGCAATCACCACACCTCGGACAAGCAATCTTCAACGATTGCTTCAACTTCTACCTCCCAAATATGGGAACAAGCTCTGCCGATGCCCAAACTGATACCCAAAGG GAATTTGACAAGAAGCAGCAAATAAGGTCACACGAGAGGGATCTAATCATCAGCATGTTCCCACCACCTACAGCAAACCAGTCATGGAGGAAAGTATTGAGTATGGGAAATCTCCTCAACGGCCACGAGCCGATCCTAAGGGAGATCATATTCTCTAAGCGTGACCGTGTGAGTGGAAGCTACTACGCTGCCTCGAGCCCGAAGTTCCATCAACACGACATAGAAACCTACAGAATGTACGTATCCGGAACTTCGAATGATCTTGGGGTTGCACTTGCTGTTGCTTCATTTGATTAA
- the LOC131006243 gene encoding uncharacterized protein LOC131006243 isoform X1 — MKSTSNSKGIMEDNDEEEEFEHFDDFTLASSWERFISEIEAVCRQWLADGPKNLLAKSAVQVNQLNNLYKVKSEFKYAAKSYCMEYYFATVDDGKIPDWDHALHDLQLSFGVKEFVVIAPQSASGVVLDAPEASKLLSAVAIALSNCSCLWPAFVPVHDSSRKAYIGIQNMGTVFTRRFEADRIGSQVPVKLMHLEGLYELFVSKFAYAAVDWSMNHFEVHFKMKLTYRTPMYDDEDEIPDPDADITGSSENPEGEIHGKTQWDEDFPWSKWYSAEDPVKGFELLAIWSEITAESSLDMAELENASPIEADKWFLSPCLSEHLSEISDGSTIGFASQLHLLVKALEMSSEAKFIEDFISGSEALKSSAVVPPPTVLDRVLKDLFHEVSETEMNSSPTEHKNSRSIKGAPQESLFAQFCLHALWFGNCSIRAISVLWIEFVREVRWCWEESQPLPRMPSNGPIDLSTCLINQKLHMLAVCIDKKHREAEGHFVDADESMATQEDPQSPTDISSSHGASKEGSGPSGRKDEDPQSPADISSSHGASKEGSGRKDHSNNAANVAKSMMLLKSRKIMHAPITLEPPPMTEDMHEERLKAAVALGDSYSFSAQLETEILASDMSAFKAANPDAVFEDFIRWHSPRDWENDSNGVSESSTWPPRGKLSERMSDSGNSWRKIWSEAPAVPASEQKPLWDPNREGEKVLHYLETLRPYQLLEEMVCAAFRAAADTLNQTSFGDLKQMTIKMEQLYITIATVLKIFQAQNTASDTELLEDLRRLCTTFKHIENLILLAASLHVKFLQSPHLGQAIFNDCFNFYLPNMGTSSADAQTDTQREFDKKQQIRSHERDLIISMFPPPTANQSWRKVLSMGNLLNGHEPILREIIFSKRDRVSGSYYAASSPKFHQHDIETYRMYVSGTSNDLGVALAVASFD; from the exons ATGAAGTCTACCAGCAATTCAAAAGGCATCATGGAGGACAATGACGAAGAAGAGGAG TTTGAGCATTTTGATGATTTTACTCTTGCCTCGTCATGGGAAAG GTTCATTTCTGAGATAGAGGCTGTCTGTCGACAGTGGTTGGCTGATGGCCCAAAGAATCTATTG GCAAAGTCTGCTGTTCAGGTGAATCAGTTGAACAATTTGTACAAGGTCAAATCTGAGTTCAAGTATGCTGCGAAAAGTTATTGCATGGAGTACTATTTTGCTACAGTTGATGATG GTAAAATCCCTGATTGGGATCATGCATTGCACGATCTGCAGCTTTCATTTGGGGTGAAGGAGTTTgtg GTGATTGCTCCACAAAGTGCAAGTGGTGTGGTTCTTGATGCACCAGAGGCAAGCAAACTTTTGAGTGCAGTTGCGATTGCTTTGTCCAACTGTTCATG CCTGTGGCCAGCATTTGTTCCTGTACATGACTCTTCGCGTAAAGCATACATTGGTATTCAAAATATGGGAACCGTTTTTACTAGAAGGTTTGAAGCTGACCGCATTGGCAGCCAGGTTCCAGTAAAGCTTATGCATTTAGAAGGACTGTATGAGCTGTTTGTTTCCAAGTTT GCCTATGCTGCCGTGGACTGGTCTATGAATCATTTTGAAGTCCATTTTAAGATGAAGCTAACCTACAGAACTCCCATGTATGATGATGAGGATGAAATTCCTGATCCTGATGCTGACATCACAGGATCAAGTGAAAATCCTGAGGGTGAGATACATGGGAAAACTCAATGGGACGAGGATTTTCCTTGGAGCAAGTGGTATTCTGCAGAGGACCCAGTAAAAG GATTTGAGTTACTTGCCATATGGTCAGAGATAACAGCTGAAAGTTCTCTGGATATGGCTGAACTTGAGAATGCCTCACCAATAGAAGCTGATAAGTGGTTCTTAAGTCCATGCCTATCCGAGCATCT TAGTGAGATTTCTGATGGAAGCACTATTGGATTTGCGTCCCAGCTGCATCTTTTAGTTAAGGCACTGGAAATGTCATCAGAGGCTAAGTTTATTGAGGACTTTATATCAG GTTCTGAAGCTTTGAAGTCTTCAGCAGTTGTACCTCCGCCGACAGTTCTTGATCGTGTGCTGAAAGATCTCTTTCACGAGG TTTCAGAGACAGAGATGAATTCCTCTCCAACTGAGCATAAAAATTCTCGATCCATTAAAGGCGCTCCGCAGGAATCACTCTTCGCACAGTTTTGTTTGCATGCTCTTTGGTTTGGGAACTGTAGTATACGGG CAATTTCCGTACTCTGGATAGAGTTCGTGCGGGAGGTGCGCTGGTGTTGGGAAGAATCACAACCACTACCAAGAATGCCATCAAATGGCCCAATCGACCTGTCCACTTGTTTGATTAACCAGAAACTGCACATG CTTGCCGTGTGCATCGATAAAAAGCATAGGGAGGCTGAAGGACATTTTGTTGATGCAGATGAATCTATGGCTACTCAG GAAGATCCTCAGAGTCCAACAGACATTTCTTCTTCTCACGGAGCTAGTAAAGAAGGTTCTGGGCCTTCTGGCAGGAAAGATGAAGATCCTCAGAGTCCAGCCGACATTTCTTCTTCTCACGGAGCTAGTAAAGAAGGTTCTGGCAGGAAAGATCATAG CAATAACGCAGCTAATGTAGCAAAGTCGATGATGCTTCTGAAGTCGCGCAAGATTATGCATGCTCCAATCACCCTG GAACCACCTCCTATGACGGAAGACATGCATGAAGAACGTCTGAAAGCTGCTGTAGCCTTGGGTGATTCATAT AGCTTTTCTGCTCAACTCGAAACGGAAATTTTGGCCTCAG ATATGTCTGCCTTTAAGGCTGCAAATCCAGATGCTGTCTTCGAAGATTTTATTCGATGGCATTCACCACGGGACTGGGAAAATGACAGCAATGGAGTGTCTGAATCCAGTACGTGGCCTCCTCGTGGAAAGCTTTCGGAGAGAATGTCTGATTCCGGGAACTCATGGAGAAAGATCTGGAGCGAAGCCCCTGCCGTGCCTGCTTCTGAACAGAAACCACTTTGGGATCCAAATAGAGAAGGCGAAAAG GTTCTTCATTATCTGGAGACTCTAAGACCATATCAACTGCTGGAAGAGATGGTCTGTGCTGCCTTCAGAGCAGCGGCCGACACTCTTAATCAGACTTCGTTCGGGGATTTAAAGCAGATGACCATAAAAATGGAACAATTATACATAACCATTGCAACAGTGCTCAAAATTTTCCAAG CACAGAATACGGCCAGTGATACCGAACTTCTCGAGGACCTCAGGAGGCTATGCACTACATTCAAACACATCGAGAACTTAATTCTCCTCGCGGCATCTCTTCATGTCAAATTCTTGCAATCACCACACCTCGGACAAGCAATCTTCAACGATTGCTTCAACTTCTACCTCCCAAATATGGGAACAAGCTCTGCCGATGCCCAAACTGATACCCAAAGG GAATTTGACAAGAAGCAGCAAATAAGGTCACACGAGAGGGATCTAATCATCAGCATGTTCCCACCACCTACAGCAAACCAGTCATGGAGGAAAGTATTGAGTATGGGAAATCTCCTCAACGGCCACGAGCCGATCCTAAGGGAGATCATATTCTCTAAGCGTGACCGTGTGAGTGGAAGCTACTACGCTGCCTCGAGCCCGAAGTTCCATCAACACGACATAGAAACCTACAGAATGTACGTATCCGGAACTTCGAATGATCTTGGGGTTGCACTTGCTGTTGCTTCATTTGATTAA
- the LOC131006243 gene encoding uncharacterized protein LOC131006243 isoform X3 codes for MKSTSNSKGIMEDNDEEEEFEHFDDFTLASSWERFISEIEAVCRQWLADGPKNLLAKSAVQVNQLNNLYKVKSEFKYAAKSYCMEYYFATVDDGKIPDWDHALHDLQLSFGVKEFVVIAPQSASGVVLDAPEASKLLSAVAIALSNCSCLWPAFVPVHDSSRKAYIGIQNMGTVFTRRFEADRIGSQVPVKLMHLEGLYELFVSKFAYAAVDWSMNHFEVHFKMKLTYRTPMYDDEDEIPDPDADITGSSENPEGEIHGKTQWDEDFPWSKWYSAEDPVKGFELLAIWSEITAESSLDMAELENASPIEADKWFLSPCLSEHLSEISDGSTIGFASQLHLLVKALEMSSEAKFIEDFISGSEALKSSAVVPPPTVLDRVLKDLFHEVSETEMNSSPTEHKNSRSIKGAPQESLFAQFCLHALWFGNCSIRAISVLWIEFVREVRWCWEESQPLPRMPSNGPIDLSTCLINQKLHMLAVCIDKKHREAEGHFVDADESMATQEDPQSPTDISSSHGASKEGSGRKDHSNNAANVAKSMMLLKSRKIMHAPITLEPPPMTEDMHEERLKAAVALGDSYSFSAQLETEILASDMSAFKAANPDAVFEDFIRWHSPRDWENDSNGVSESSTWPPRGKLSERMSDSGNSWRKIWSEAPAVPASEQKPLWDPNREGEKVLHYLETLRPYQLLEEMVCAAFRAAADTLNQTSFGDLKQMTIKMEQLYITIATVLKIFQAQNTASDTELLEDLRRLCTTFKHIENLILLAASLHVKFLQSPHLGQAIFNDCFNFYLPNMGTSSADAQTDTQREFDKKQQIRSHERDLIISMFPPPTANQSWRKVLSMGNLLNGHEPILREIIFSKRDRVSGSYYAASSPKFHQHDIETYRMYVSGTSNDLGVALAVASFD; via the exons ATGAAGTCTACCAGCAATTCAAAAGGCATCATGGAGGACAATGACGAAGAAGAGGAG TTTGAGCATTTTGATGATTTTACTCTTGCCTCGTCATGGGAAAG GTTCATTTCTGAGATAGAGGCTGTCTGTCGACAGTGGTTGGCTGATGGCCCAAAGAATCTATTG GCAAAGTCTGCTGTTCAGGTGAATCAGTTGAACAATTTGTACAAGGTCAAATCTGAGTTCAAGTATGCTGCGAAAAGTTATTGCATGGAGTACTATTTTGCTACAGTTGATGATG GTAAAATCCCTGATTGGGATCATGCATTGCACGATCTGCAGCTTTCATTTGGGGTGAAGGAGTTTgtg GTGATTGCTCCACAAAGTGCAAGTGGTGTGGTTCTTGATGCACCAGAGGCAAGCAAACTTTTGAGTGCAGTTGCGATTGCTTTGTCCAACTGTTCATG CCTGTGGCCAGCATTTGTTCCTGTACATGACTCTTCGCGTAAAGCATACATTGGTATTCAAAATATGGGAACCGTTTTTACTAGAAGGTTTGAAGCTGACCGCATTGGCAGCCAGGTTCCAGTAAAGCTTATGCATTTAGAAGGACTGTATGAGCTGTTTGTTTCCAAGTTT GCCTATGCTGCCGTGGACTGGTCTATGAATCATTTTGAAGTCCATTTTAAGATGAAGCTAACCTACAGAACTCCCATGTATGATGATGAGGATGAAATTCCTGATCCTGATGCTGACATCACAGGATCAAGTGAAAATCCTGAGGGTGAGATACATGGGAAAACTCAATGGGACGAGGATTTTCCTTGGAGCAAGTGGTATTCTGCAGAGGACCCAGTAAAAG GATTTGAGTTACTTGCCATATGGTCAGAGATAACAGCTGAAAGTTCTCTGGATATGGCTGAACTTGAGAATGCCTCACCAATAGAAGCTGATAAGTGGTTCTTAAGTCCATGCCTATCCGAGCATCT TAGTGAGATTTCTGATGGAAGCACTATTGGATTTGCGTCCCAGCTGCATCTTTTAGTTAAGGCACTGGAAATGTCATCAGAGGCTAAGTTTATTGAGGACTTTATATCAG GTTCTGAAGCTTTGAAGTCTTCAGCAGTTGTACCTCCGCCGACAGTTCTTGATCGTGTGCTGAAAGATCTCTTTCACGAGG TTTCAGAGACAGAGATGAATTCCTCTCCAACTGAGCATAAAAATTCTCGATCCATTAAAGGCGCTCCGCAGGAATCACTCTTCGCACAGTTTTGTTTGCATGCTCTTTGGTTTGGGAACTGTAGTATACGGG CAATTTCCGTACTCTGGATAGAGTTCGTGCGGGAGGTGCGCTGGTGTTGGGAAGAATCACAACCACTACCAAGAATGCCATCAAATGGCCCAATCGACCTGTCCACTTGTTTGATTAACCAGAAACTGCACATG CTTGCCGTGTGCATCGATAAAAAGCATAGGGAGGCTGAAGGACATTTTGTTGATGCAGATGAATCTATGGCTACTCAG GAAGATCCTCAGAGTCCAACAGACATTTCTTCTTCTCACGGAGCTAGTAAAGAAG GTTCTGGCAGGAAAGATCATAG CAATAACGCAGCTAATGTAGCAAAGTCGATGATGCTTCTGAAGTCGCGCAAGATTATGCATGCTCCAATCACCCTG GAACCACCTCCTATGACGGAAGACATGCATGAAGAACGTCTGAAAGCTGCTGTAGCCTTGGGTGATTCATAT AGCTTTTCTGCTCAACTCGAAACGGAAATTTTGGCCTCAG ATATGTCTGCCTTTAAGGCTGCAAATCCAGATGCTGTCTTCGAAGATTTTATTCGATGGCATTCACCACGGGACTGGGAAAATGACAGCAATGGAGTGTCTGAATCCAGTACGTGGCCTCCTCGTGGAAAGCTTTCGGAGAGAATGTCTGATTCCGGGAACTCATGGAGAAAGATCTGGAGCGAAGCCCCTGCCGTGCCTGCTTCTGAACAGAAACCACTTTGGGATCCAAATAGAGAAGGCGAAAAG GTTCTTCATTATCTGGAGACTCTAAGACCATATCAACTGCTGGAAGAGATGGTCTGTGCTGCCTTCAGAGCAGCGGCCGACACTCTTAATCAGACTTCGTTCGGGGATTTAAAGCAGATGACCATAAAAATGGAACAATTATACATAACCATTGCAACAGTGCTCAAAATTTTCCAAG CACAGAATACGGCCAGTGATACCGAACTTCTCGAGGACCTCAGGAGGCTATGCACTACATTCAAACACATCGAGAACTTAATTCTCCTCGCGGCATCTCTTCATGTCAAATTCTTGCAATCACCACACCTCGGACAAGCAATCTTCAACGATTGCTTCAACTTCTACCTCCCAAATATGGGAACAAGCTCTGCCGATGCCCAAACTGATACCCAAAGG GAATTTGACAAGAAGCAGCAAATAAGGTCACACGAGAGGGATCTAATCATCAGCATGTTCCCACCACCTACAGCAAACCAGTCATGGAGGAAAGTATTGAGTATGGGAAATCTCCTCAACGGCCACGAGCCGATCCTAAGGGAGATCATATTCTCTAAGCGTGACCGTGTGAGTGGAAGCTACTACGCTGCCTCGAGCCCGAAGTTCCATCAACACGACATAGAAACCTACAGAATGTACGTATCCGGAACTTCGAATGATCTTGGGGTTGCACTTGCTGTTGCTTCATTTGATTAA
- the LOC131006243 gene encoding uncharacterized protein LOC131006243 isoform X4 translates to MHQSLWPAFVPVHDSSRKAYIGIQNMGTVFTRRFEADRIGSQVPVKLMHLEGLYELFVSKFAYAAVDWSMNHFEVHFKMKLTYRTPMYDDEDEIPDPDADITGSSENPEGEIHGKTQWDEDFPWSKWYSAEDPVKGFELLAIWSEITAESSLDMAELENASPIEADKWFLSPCLSEHLSEISDGSTIGFASQLHLLVKALEMSSEAKFIEDFISGSEALKSSAVVPPPTVLDRVLKDLFHEVSETEMNSSPTEHKNSRSIKGAPQESLFAQFCLHALWFGNCSIRAISVLWIEFVREVRWCWEESQPLPRMPSNGPIDLSTCLINQKLHMLAVCIDKKHREAEGHFVDADESMATQEDPQSPTDISSSHGASKEGSGPSGRKDEDPQSPADISSSHGASKEGSGRKDHSNNAANVAKSMMLLKSRKIMHAPITLEPPPMTEDMHEERLKAAVALGDSYSFSAQLETEILASDMSAFKAANPDAVFEDFIRWHSPRDWENDSNGVSESSTWPPRGKLSERMSDSGNSWRKIWSEAPAVPASEQKPLWDPNREGEKVLHYLETLRPYQLLEEMVCAAFRAAADTLNQTSFGDLKQMTIKMEQLYITIATVLKIFQAQNTASDTELLEDLRRLCTTFKHIENLILLAASLHVKFLQSPHLGQAIFNDCFNFYLPNMGTSSADAQTDTQREFDKKQQIRSHERDLIISMFPPPTANQSWRKVLSMGNLLNGHEPILREIIFSKRDRVSGSYYAASSPKFHQHDIETYRMYVSGTSNDLGVALAVASFD, encoded by the exons ATGCACCAGAG CCTGTGGCCAGCATTTGTTCCTGTACATGACTCTTCGCGTAAAGCATACATTGGTATTCAAAATATGGGAACCGTTTTTACTAGAAGGTTTGAAGCTGACCGCATTGGCAGCCAGGTTCCAGTAAAGCTTATGCATTTAGAAGGACTGTATGAGCTGTTTGTTTCCAAGTTT GCCTATGCTGCCGTGGACTGGTCTATGAATCATTTTGAAGTCCATTTTAAGATGAAGCTAACCTACAGAACTCCCATGTATGATGATGAGGATGAAATTCCTGATCCTGATGCTGACATCACAGGATCAAGTGAAAATCCTGAGGGTGAGATACATGGGAAAACTCAATGGGACGAGGATTTTCCTTGGAGCAAGTGGTATTCTGCAGAGGACCCAGTAAAAG GATTTGAGTTACTTGCCATATGGTCAGAGATAACAGCTGAAAGTTCTCTGGATATGGCTGAACTTGAGAATGCCTCACCAATAGAAGCTGATAAGTGGTTCTTAAGTCCATGCCTATCCGAGCATCT TAGTGAGATTTCTGATGGAAGCACTATTGGATTTGCGTCCCAGCTGCATCTTTTAGTTAAGGCACTGGAAATGTCATCAGAGGCTAAGTTTATTGAGGACTTTATATCAG GTTCTGAAGCTTTGAAGTCTTCAGCAGTTGTACCTCCGCCGACAGTTCTTGATCGTGTGCTGAAAGATCTCTTTCACGAGG TTTCAGAGACAGAGATGAATTCCTCTCCAACTGAGCATAAAAATTCTCGATCCATTAAAGGCGCTCCGCAGGAATCACTCTTCGCACAGTTTTGTTTGCATGCTCTTTGGTTTGGGAACTGTAGTATACGGG CAATTTCCGTACTCTGGATAGAGTTCGTGCGGGAGGTGCGCTGGTGTTGGGAAGAATCACAACCACTACCAAGAATGCCATCAAATGGCCCAATCGACCTGTCCACTTGTTTGATTAACCAGAAACTGCACATG CTTGCCGTGTGCATCGATAAAAAGCATAGGGAGGCTGAAGGACATTTTGTTGATGCAGATGAATCTATGGCTACTCAG GAAGATCCTCAGAGTCCAACAGACATTTCTTCTTCTCACGGAGCTAGTAAAGAAGGTTCTGGGCCTTCTGGCAGGAAAGATGAAGATCCTCAGAGTCCAGCCGACATTTCTTCTTCTCACGGAGCTAGTAAAGAAGGTTCTGGCAGGAAAGATCATAG CAATAACGCAGCTAATGTAGCAAAGTCGATGATGCTTCTGAAGTCGCGCAAGATTATGCATGCTCCAATCACCCTG GAACCACCTCCTATGACGGAAGACATGCATGAAGAACGTCTGAAAGCTGCTGTAGCCTTGGGTGATTCATAT AGCTTTTCTGCTCAACTCGAAACGGAAATTTTGGCCTCAG ATATGTCTGCCTTTAAGGCTGCAAATCCAGATGCTGTCTTCGAAGATTTTATTCGATGGCATTCACCACGGGACTGGGAAAATGACAGCAATGGAGTGTCTGAATCCAGTACGTGGCCTCCTCGTGGAAAGCTTTCGGAGAGAATGTCTGATTCCGGGAACTCATGGAGAAAGATCTGGAGCGAAGCCCCTGCCGTGCCTGCTTCTGAACAGAAACCACTTTGGGATCCAAATAGAGAAGGCGAAAAG GTTCTTCATTATCTGGAGACTCTAAGACCATATCAACTGCTGGAAGAGATGGTCTGTGCTGCCTTCAGAGCAGCGGCCGACACTCTTAATCAGACTTCGTTCGGGGATTTAAAGCAGATGACCATAAAAATGGAACAATTATACATAACCATTGCAACAGTGCTCAAAATTTTCCAAG CACAGAATACGGCCAGTGATACCGAACTTCTCGAGGACCTCAGGAGGCTATGCACTACATTCAAACACATCGAGAACTTAATTCTCCTCGCGGCATCTCTTCATGTCAAATTCTTGCAATCACCACACCTCGGACAAGCAATCTTCAACGATTGCTTCAACTTCTACCTCCCAAATATGGGAACAAGCTCTGCCGATGCCCAAACTGATACCCAAAGG GAATTTGACAAGAAGCAGCAAATAAGGTCACACGAGAGGGATCTAATCATCAGCATGTTCCCACCACCTACAGCAAACCAGTCATGGAGGAAAGTATTGAGTATGGGAAATCTCCTCAACGGCCACGAGCCGATCCTAAGGGAGATCATATTCTCTAAGCGTGACCGTGTGAGTGGAAGCTACTACGCTGCCTCGAGCCCGAAGTTCCATCAACACGACATAGAAACCTACAGAATGTACGTATCCGGAACTTCGAATGATCTTGGGGTTGCACTTGCTGTTGCTTCATTTGATTAA